A single Crateriforma conspicua DNA region contains:
- a CDS encoding family 43 glycosylhydrolase: MLQQSRPIHSVLLGFILVLCHSMSVVVADSAETENQNTAKTDSPAAPPNNPLRVNGHPFYGADPSVIIGDDGRLFLYPTTDNKDWDQQKGWSCYSTNDLVNWTDHGTIFSDRDSRWGTHKAWAPDITKKDNKYYLFYYFNNGGKGRQGVGVAEAESPEGPFTELTEQPLVRGHDPAILNDDGVYWLYLQDRVYQLGDDMKSIVQGPIDLNLEYRPDRFEAAYVFKRYGTYYFTIARGWNNLIYYTGSSPLGPFEFRGEFMKPYGGNNHHSIIKYRGRWILFYHQWVNDDPKHQRQLRAEYLDFDVDGSIRMVQPTSEGVDLTDLLP, from the coding sequence GTCATTCAATGTCCGTCGTGGTGGCCGATTCCGCCGAAACGGAAAACCAAAACACTGCGAAGACGGATTCCCCCGCGGCACCCCCGAACAATCCGCTGCGGGTCAACGGGCATCCGTTTTATGGTGCCGACCCGTCGGTCATCATCGGCGATGATGGACGTCTGTTTCTGTACCCGACCACGGACAACAAAGACTGGGACCAACAAAAAGGCTGGTCCTGCTATTCAACCAATGACCTGGTCAACTGGACCGATCACGGAACCATTTTTTCCGACAGGGATTCGCGGTGGGGAACCCACAAGGCGTGGGCACCGGACATCACCAAGAAAGACAACAAGTACTACCTGTTCTATTACTTCAACAACGGCGGCAAAGGCCGACAAGGCGTCGGCGTCGCCGAAGCGGAATCCCCCGAAGGTCCCTTCACCGAACTGACCGAACAGCCGCTGGTCCGCGGTCATGACCCGGCCATCTTGAACGACGACGGCGTTTACTGGCTGTACCTACAGGATCGGGTCTACCAACTGGGCGACGACATGAAGTCGATCGTCCAAGGCCCGATCGACCTGAATCTGGAATACCGCCCCGACCGCTTCGAAGCCGCCTACGTCTTCAAACGATACGGCACGTATTACTTCACGATCGCACGCGGCTGGAACAACTTGATCTACTACACCGGGTCCAGTCCGCTGGGACCGTTTGAATTCCGCGGCGAATTCATGAAACCCTACGGCGGCAACAATCACCACAGCATCATCAAGTATCGTGGCCGCTGGATCCTGTTTTACCATCAGTGGGTCAACGACGATCCGAAACACCAGCGCCAGCTTCGCGCCGAATACCTGGACTTCGACGTCGACGGCAGCATCCGAATGGTCCAGCCGACCAGCGAAGGCGTCGATCTGACGGATCTGTTGCCC